One window of the Salvelinus alpinus chromosome 13, SLU_Salpinus.1, whole genome shotgun sequence genome contains the following:
- the LOC139538043 gene encoding steroid receptor RNA activator 1-like isoform X1, which produces MSMFNILSTCPGKQVDLLYMKEEKKPWRRRTFTSNQERGWNDPPQFSYGLQTAAQGGPKRTPLNKRVPPPQLTGSPCPVPGDFPSRTAPMTPPTNPLAPPCSLNTPPRPCPVSAPLVGVMMMATPPPPFPVVEHTDSSSSQSESDPDVDDVVTLLNWALTACRHTVKKQVCNDVAKRLKLFEDMWKSGKLSLPVRRRMNGLVQELKSCNWDAADEIHRALIVDHVNEVSQWMVGVKRLIAETRNLNPDLLHTQEVDQSLDTSKHS; this is translated from the exons ATGTCAATGTTCAACATCCTGTCCACGTGTCCCGGAAAACAAGTTGATTTGTTGTATATGAAAGAAGAAAAGAAGCCATGGAGGCGGAGGACCTTTACATCAAACCAG GAGCGGGGCTGGAATGACCCTCCACAGTTTTCCTATGGTTTGCAGACAGCAGCACAAGGTGGTCCCAAGAGGACCCCTCTCAACAAGAGAGTGCCCCCACCTCAACTCACAGGATCCCCTT GTCCTGTCCCAGGAGATTTTCCTTCCCGAACAGCTCCAATGACTCCTCCTACCAACCCACTGGCCCCTCCATGTAGTCTGAACACGCCCCCTCGTCCATGTCCTGTCTCAGCCCCTCTTGTTGGGGTGATGATGATGGCCACACCTCCACCACCTTTCCCTGTGGTAGAGCACACAGACTCTTCCAGTAGCCAATCAGAGAGTGACCCAGATGTCGACGATGTAGTCACTCTTCTCAACTGGGCACTGACAGCTTGTAGACACACAGTCAAA AaacaggtgtgtaatgatgtggCGAAGCGTCTGAAGCTCTTTGAGGACATGTGGAAATCTGGGAAGCTGTCACTTCCTGTTAGGAGAAGAATGAATGGACTGGTGCAAG AGTTGAAGAGTTGTAACTGGGACGCTGCTGATGAGATCCACCGGGCTCTGATAGTGGACCATGTTAACGAGGTCAGTCAGTGGATGGTGGGGGTCAAACGTCTCATCGCCGAAACACGCAACTTAAACCCGGACCTCCTGCACACACAGGAAGTAGACCAGAGTCTAGACACCAGCAAGCACAGCTAA
- the LOC139538043 gene encoding steroid receptor RNA activator 1-like isoform X2, whose amino-acid sequence MEAEDLYIKPGNQERGWNDPPQFSYGLQTAAQGGPKRTPLNKRVPPPQLTGSPCPVPGDFPSRTAPMTPPTNPLAPPCSLNTPPRPCPVSAPLVGVMMMATPPPPFPVVEHTDSSSSQSESDPDVDDVVTLLNWALTACRHTVKKQVCNDVAKRLKLFEDMWKSGKLSLPVRRRMNGLVQELKSCNWDAADEIHRALIVDHVNEVSQWMVGVKRLIAETRNLNPDLLHTQEVDQSLDTSKHS is encoded by the exons ATGGAGGCGGAGGACCTTTACATCAAACCAG GTAATCAGGAGCGGGGCTGGAATGACCCTCCACAGTTTTCCTATGGTTTGCAGACAGCAGCACAAGGTGGTCCCAAGAGGACCCCTCTCAACAAGAGAGTGCCCCCACCTCAACTCACAGGATCCCCTT GTCCTGTCCCAGGAGATTTTCCTTCCCGAACAGCTCCAATGACTCCTCCTACCAACCCACTGGCCCCTCCATGTAGTCTGAACACGCCCCCTCGTCCATGTCCTGTCTCAGCCCCTCTTGTTGGGGTGATGATGATGGCCACACCTCCACCACCTTTCCCTGTGGTAGAGCACACAGACTCTTCCAGTAGCCAATCAGAGAGTGACCCAGATGTCGACGATGTAGTCACTCTTCTCAACTGGGCACTGACAGCTTGTAGACACACAGTCAAA AaacaggtgtgtaatgatgtggCGAAGCGTCTGAAGCTCTTTGAGGACATGTGGAAATCTGGGAAGCTGTCACTTCCTGTTAGGAGAAGAATGAATGGACTGGTGCAAG AGTTGAAGAGTTGTAACTGGGACGCTGCTGATGAGATCCACCGGGCTCTGATAGTGGACCATGTTAACGAGGTCAGTCAGTGGATGGTGGGGGTCAAACGTCTCATCGCCGAAACACGCAACTTAAACCCGGACCTCCTGCACACACAGGAAGTAGACCAGAGTCTAGACACCAGCAAGCACAGCTAA